From Nicotiana tabacum cultivar K326 chromosome 22, ASM71507v2, whole genome shotgun sequence, one genomic window encodes:
- the LOC107797157 gene encoding isoamylase 2, chloroplastic, with product MATSTVQLALQSRLLSYGIGESTKLVPAPTANRGKRVACRLSKLELGEMNFSGRSRKTDQEVSKRTHRLKALPASGISLIQTAKRVPTYLFRTDIGGHVKVLVEKTNGKYIVLVEVLPSEHSDAHAELVMLWGLFRSDASCFMPLDLNRRGADGQSSTLETPFVQGPSDKVTVELDFEASLAPFYISFYMKSQLVSDMKRSEIRSHRNTNFVVPVGLTSGHPSPLGLSCQPDGTMNFALFSRSAKSVVLCLYDDISVEMPSLEIDLDPYVNRSGDIWHAALDCSLSFKTYGYRCKVATSGKEELVLLDPYSKVIRSVIPRQGGSKLHPKYLGELCKEPGYDWSDDVPPSLPMEKLIVYRLNVTEFTKDGSSKLPDDLAGTFSGITEKWSHFKHLGVNAILLEPIFPFEEQKGPYFPSHFFSPGNMHGRSSDPLSVIKSMKDMVKKLHANGIEIFLEVIFTHTAEDAPLMHIDNSCYYSIKGGDMNIQFALNCNYPIVQQMILDCLRYWVIEFHIDGFVFVNASSLLKGFHGEILSRPQLVEAIAFDPILSKVKIIADYWDALANDSKEILFPHWRKWAEINTRFCDDIRDFLRGKGLLSSLATRLCGSGDIFSGGRGPAFSFNYIARNFGLTLVDLVSFSSSEVASELSWNCGEEGPTTNNIVLETRLKQVRNFLFILFISLGVPVLNMGDECGQSSRGSPVHGARKSFDWSTLKTGFGIQTTQFISFLTSLRMRRSDLLQKRTFLKEENIQWHGSDQSPPKWDDPSSRFLAMSLKADAEGSQTSVSDNGGDLFVAFNSAGESESVILPPPPTDVVWHRLVDTALPFPGFFAEKGTPVEDGLVAYEMKPHSCLLFEAQKLAEI from the coding sequence ATGGCAACTTCAACAGTACAGTTGGCTTTGCAATCACGTTTATTGAGCTATGGCATTGGTGAATCAACCAAGTTGGTTCCTGCGCCTACAGCTAACCGCGGAAAAAGAGTAGCATGCAGATTAAGTAAGCTGGAATTGGGAGAGATGAATTTCTCTGGCAGAAGTCGAAAAACTGATCAAGAAGTTTCTAAGAGAACTCATCGACTAAAAGCACTACCAGCATCAGGTATTTCGCTCATTCAAACTGCAAAAAGGGTTCCCACATACCTTTTCAGGACAGATATTGGTGGTCATGTGAAAGTCTTAGTGGAAAAGACAAATGGAAAGTACATAGTGCTTGTAGAAGTTTTGCCATCGGAGCACTCAGATGCACATGCTGAGCTGGTTATGCTTTGGGGCCTATTTAGGTCTGATGCATCATGCTTTATGCCTCTAGATCTAAATAGACGTGGAGCAGATGGTCAAAGTAGTACTCTTGAAACACCATTTGTGCAAGGACCTTCAGATAAGGTCACAGTTGAGCTGGATTTTGAAGCAAGTTTAGCACCCTTCTATATCTCCTTCTATATGAAGTCACAACTAGTTTCTGACATGAAAAGATCAGAAATCAGAAGCCACAGGAACACGAATTTTGTTGTACCAGTTGGTCTCACTTCAGGACATCCTTCTCCATTGGGTCTTTCCTGTCAGCCAGATGGAACCATGAATTTTGCTCTCTTCTCACGCAGTGCAAAAAGTGTAGTTTTGTGCTTGTATGATGACATATCAGTTGAAATGCCATCTTTAGAGATTGATTTAGATCCTTATGTTAATCGATCAGGTGATATTTGGCATGCTGCTTTAGATTGTTCTTTGTCATTTAAAACCTATGGTTATAGATGCAAGGTGGCTACTTCTGGGAAGGAAGAGCTGGTTCTTTTGGACCCATATTCTAAGGTCATAAGGAGTGTTATTCCTCGTCAGGGTGGGTCTAAATTACATCCAAAATATCTTGGAGAACTATGCAAGGAACCTGGCTATGATTGGAGTGATGATGTCCCTCCTAGCTTACCTATGGAGAAACTAATTGTTTATCGCTTGAATGTGACTGAATTCACAAAGGACGGGTCTAGTAAGCTACCTGATGACCTTGCTGGAACTTTCTCTGGCATTACCGAAAAATGGAGCCATTTCAAACATCTTGGTGTCAATGCAATCTTACTGGAGCCAATTTTCCCTTTCGAGGAGCAGAAAGGACCCTATTTTCCGTCGCATTTCTTTTCACCTGGAAATATGCACGGACGTTCTAGTGACCCTCTTTCTGTCATTAAATCTATGAAGGATATGGTTAAGAAATTGCATGCTAATGGGATAGAGATTTTTCTTGAAGTTATTTTCACTCACACTGCAGAGGATGCACCTTTGATGCATATTGATAACTCTTGCTACTATTCAATCAAAGGTGGTGATATGAACATTCAATTTGCATTAAATTGCAATTACCCCATTGTCCAACAAATGATTTTGGACTGTCTCCGCTACTGGGTGATTGAGTTTCATATTGAtggttttgtttttgtaaatgctTCTTCCTTGTTGAAAGGGTTCCATGGAGAGATTCTATCTCGTCCTCAATTAGTTGAGGCTATTGCCTTTGATCCTATACTTTCAAAAGTCAAGATTATTGCAGATTATTGGGATGCACTAGCCAATGATTCGAAGGAAATCTTATTCCCCCACTGGAGGAAATGGGCAGAGATAAATACGAGATTTTGTGATGACATTCGAGACTTCTTGAGAGGTAAGGGTCTTCTAAGCAGTCTAGCTACACGGCTTTGTGGAAGTGGGGATATCTTCTCAGGTGGACGAGGACCGGCATTCTCTTTCAATTATATTGCCAGAAATTTCGGACTTACTCTTGTTGACTTGGTTAGCTTCAGTAGTAGTGAAGTGGCTTCAGAATTGAGTTGGAACTGTGGAGAAGAAGGCCCCACGACTAATAATATCGTCCTAGAGACGCGACTTAAGCAAGTTCGTAATTTTCTGTTCATATTGTTCATTTCTCTAGGTGTACCAGTACTTAACATGGGAGATGAGTGTGGTCAGTCATCACGGGGCTCCCCTGTACATGGTGCTCGAAAATCTTTTGATTGGAGTACTTTAAAAACTGGTTTTGGGATTCAGACTACCCAGTTCATTTCATTCTTGACTAGTTTAAGAATGAGAAGAAGTGATCTTCTTCAAAAGAGAACCTTCTTGAAGGAAGAAAATATCCAGTGGCATGGGAGCGATCAATCTCCTCCAAAATGGGATGACCCGTCTAGCAGATTTTTGGCTATGTCTTTGAAGGCCGATGCTGAAGGCAGCCAGACATCAGTCTCTGATAACGGAGGTGACTTGTTTGTCGCCTTCAATAGCGCAGGAGAATCAGAGAGTGTTATCCTTCCACCACCTCCAACAGATGTGGTATGGCATCGTCTCGTTGACACTGCCCTCCCATTTCCAGGTTTTTTTGCTGAGAAGGGGACACCAGTTGAAGATGGATTAGTTGCATATGAGATGAAGCCTCACAGCTGTTTGCTGTTTGAAGCACAAAAACTAGCTGAAATTTAA